The Rhizobium leguminosarum genome includes a region encoding these proteins:
- a CDS encoding cupin domain-containing protein — protein MATSERPAFVVHWSEIERPDGSHYDDDDELMSIGAPFGRYFGLAKLGIHHERLPPGRRTSFPHAESAEEEFVYVIEGAPDVWLDGHLHRLKPGDAVGFPAGTGIAHSFLNNTQAEVHLLVVGERHKAENRIFYPLHPHRRPLHNDWWDDHPLHALGPHDGMPDLVREAKDRGNSG, from the coding sequence ATGGCAACGTCGGAGCGGCCGGCCTTTGTCGTCCATTGGAGCGAGATCGAACGGCCTGACGGCTCGCATTATGACGATGACGACGAGTTGATGAGCATCGGTGCGCCTTTCGGACGATATTTCGGCCTGGCGAAATTGGGCATTCATCACGAGCGCTTGCCGCCTGGCCGGCGCACATCCTTTCCGCATGCCGAGAGCGCCGAGGAAGAATTTGTCTATGTCATCGAAGGCGCGCCCGACGTCTGGCTCGATGGCCACCTGCATCGGCTGAAGCCCGGCGACGCCGTCGGCTTTCCTGCCGGCACGGGGATCGCCCATAGTTTCCTCAACAACACGCAAGCCGAAGTGCACCTCCTCGTCGTCGGCGAGCGCCACAAGGCCGAGAACCGCATTTTCTACCCGCTCCACCCTCACCGCAGACCGCTGCATAATGATTGGTGGGATGACCATCCCCTTCACGCCCTCGGTCCGCACGATGGTATGCCGGACCTGGTGCGGGAAGCAAAGGACCGAGGAAACAGCGGATAG
- a CDS encoding phosphotransferase family protein has translation MTEIGRILGSGKEAEVFEYGALALKLYRRAASKASSFREAANLSILERLALPAPKVHAVGEFDGRWGVLMDRAPSSCFAGQFVSTAGRAPLEDMARLHRSIHEKPGEGLPSLMARLSARIRRAEGLDAASRKRLLSKLDSLQDGDRVCHGDFHPWNIHGSGQGFMIVDWLDACCGNPLADVCRTYVLLHHAMPDRAMGYVEAYASVTESEVSGILAWLPAIAAARLTEGVANENDELLRLAGLLR, from the coding sequence ATGACCGAAATCGGTCGGATCCTTGGTTCGGGTAAAGAGGCCGAAGTCTTCGAATATGGCGCCCTGGCGCTGAAGCTGTACAGGCGCGCCGCCTCCAAGGCGTCGTCATTCAGGGAAGCCGCGAACCTGTCGATTCTTGAGAGGCTCGCGCTGCCGGCGCCAAAGGTCCACGCGGTCGGTGAATTCGATGGGCGCTGGGGCGTGTTGATGGATCGGGCGCCCAGCTCCTGTTTTGCCGGCCAATTCGTCTCGACGGCAGGAAGAGCGCCGCTTGAAGACATGGCGCGCCTGCATCGAAGCATTCACGAAAAACCCGGCGAAGGGTTGCCGTCTCTCATGGCCAGGCTTTCCGCCAGGATCCGGCGAGCCGAGGGGCTGGATGCTGCGTCCAGAAAGCGGCTCCTGTCGAAACTTGATTCTCTTCAGGATGGCGACAGGGTGTGTCACGGCGATTTTCACCCATGGAATATCCACGGGTCGGGGCAGGGGTTCATGATCGTCGACTGGCTCGACGCCTGCTGCGGCAATCCTCTGGCCGATGTCTGCCGAACATACGTCCTGTTGCACCATGCGATGCCGGACCGGGCGATGGGCTATGTCGAGGCTTATGCCTCGGTCACCGAATCGGAAGTCAGCGGCATTCTGGCCTGGCTTCCCGCGATTGCCGCCGCGCGGCTGACGGAGGGCGTTGCAAACGAAAATGACGAGCTGTTGCGGTTGGCTGGCCTTCTCCGATGA